CGGTCAGCGAGTCGGCCGCCGCGTACGCCGAGCGCTTCGCCGCGAAGCTGCGCGAGGTGGGTTGCCGCGCGAGCGTGGATGTCCGGAGCGAATCGCTGTCCCGGAAGATCGTCGACGCGCACCAGGGCGGCGTGCCGTGGCTCGCGGTGGTGGGCAACCGGGAGGTGGAGTGGAACGCGGTCCGGCTGCGGCGGCGCAACGGCGAGCAGCTCGACCTGCCGTGGAACGAGGCGGTGGCGGCGCTCGTCGCCGAGTGCCGGCCCGCGGTCCCGGCGTAACACCCGGTGGCACGAGGCGCCCGTGACGTGTCGGCCATGTCACGGGCGCCCGCGCCTTCCCGCGCACGAACCCTGGAGCCACGGGGAGCGGATGTGCTTGGCTGCGCCGCCTATGGCCGAGCGCGTGAACAAGATCGCAATCATCGGAGCCGGCGCGGTGGGCGCCACCATCGCCTATGCCACCATGATCCGGGGAGTGGCCAAACAGCTCGCCCTCTACGACATCAACCGGGCCAAGGTGGACGCGGAGGTGCTGGACCTCAACCACGGGTTGCAGTTCGTGCCCATGGCCACGCTGGAGGGCTCGGATGACCTCGGCGTGTGCGCGGGCGCGGACGTGGTGGTCATCACCGCGGGCGCCAAGCAGAAGCAGGGGCAGACGCGCATGGAGCTGGCGGGCGCGAACGTGGAGCTGTGCCGCTCGCTCGTGCCGCAACTGCTGAAGGTGGCCCCGGAGGCGCTGCTGCTGGTGGTGACCAACCCGGTGGACGTGCTGACGTACGTGGTGCAGAAGCTCAGCGGGCTGCCCACGCGGCGGGTGTTCGGCAGCGGGACGGTGCTGGACTCCTCGCGCTTCCGCTTCCTGATTGCCCGCCACCTCAACGTCGCCGTGCAGAACGTGCACGCCTTCATCGCGGGCGAACACGGGGACTCGGAGCTGCCCCTGTGGAGTTCGGCGACGGTGGGCGCGATGCCGCTGATGCAGTGGTCCGCGCCGGGGCACTCGCGGCTGACGGACGAGGACCGCACCCGCATCTTCGACAACGTGCGCAACGCCGCCTACCAGATCATCCGCGGCAAGGGCGCCACCAACTACGCCATCGGCCTGGCCACGGCGCAGATTCTCGAGGCCGTGCTGTACGACGAGAACCGGGTGCTGCCCGTGAGCTCGCGGCTGGACGGCTACCTCGGCATCAGCGACGTGTGCATGAGCGTGCCGAGCATCGTCAACCGCACGGGCGTGGAGACGGTGCTCGAGGTCCCCCTCAACGACACGGAGCGCGAGGGCCTGCGGCGCAGCGCGGATACCATCCGCCAGGCCATCCGCACGCTGGGCTTCTGAAGAAGCCCGCATCGCCTCCTCCAGGAGCCCTTCATCGTGACCTCCCGACGCCGCCCCCTCGTGTGGCTCTCCTCCCTCGTGCTGCTCTCCGTGCTGGGCTGCCGCAACGAGCGCCCTCCGGCGCCCACGCCCCCGGCGAGCACACCCGTGTCCGGCTTCGAGGTCGTCCAGAGCTGGCCGCATGACCCCAACGCCTATACGCAGGGGCTCGTCTACCGCGACGGCAGGCTGTACGAGGGCACGGGCCTCCATGGCCAGTCGAGCCTGCGCGAGGTGGAGCTCGAGACGGGCGCGGTCCTGCGCCGGCACGACCTGGAGCGGCAGCACTTCGGCGAGGGCATCGCGCTCTTCAAGGGCAGGCTCTACCAGCTCACCTGGCGCTCGCAGGTGGGCTTCATCTACGACGCCGCGACGTTCCAGCAGGTGGGCCGCTTCGCCTACCCCACCGAGGGCTGGGGCCTCACCGACGATGGCACCTCGCTCATCATGAGCGATGGCAGCAGCACCCTGCGCTTCCTCGACCCCACCACGCTCGCGGTGCAGCGCACCCTGCGCGTGACCGATGCCGGCCGGGAGATTTCCCTGCTCAACGAGCTGGAGTTCATCAAGGGCGAGCTCTACGCGAACGTGTACCTGCAGAACGACATCGCCCGCATCGACCCCGCCACGGGCAAGGTGACCGGGTGGATCAACCTCTCGGGCCTGCTCCCGCCCGAGGAGCGGACCGGGACCGAGGACGTGCTCAACGGCATCGCCTACGACGCGGCCCGCGACCGGCTGCTCGTCACCGGCAAGCGCTGGCCCCGGCTCTTCCACATCCGCCTCGTGCCCAGGTAGTCCACTACCTCACGATTTCCCACTTTCACCTTCACAGTGACATTGGAAAATTCCGCATTGACAGGAGGTCTGAGATTATTGGAAAGTAAGGAAGTGCTCGACACAACCGTCGAGCCGGAAGGAACCGTCATGCGCACCCCTCGTCTGGTCTCCATCCTCCCCCTCATGCTCCTCGGGAGCGCCTGCAGCGTCGACAGCACCGAAGCCGACACCCAGGCCACCCCGGCGACCCAGGACAGCAACCTCTCCGCCAAGGCCGAGGGCCGGGGGCTGGAGCAGCTCAAGGCGCAGCGCCCGGAGTTCTTCCGGGGTGCCGGTGACGTGTCCCTCAAGCGCTCGCTGCGCGATGAGCGGGGCATGACCCACGAGCGCGTGACCCAGAGCATCCGCGGGGTGCCCGTCTTCGGCGCCCAGGCCATCCTCCACCTCGACGCCAACGGCGCCGTCGTCTCCGTCACGGACCGTCTGGCCCGCGACCTCAAGGTCGACACTACCCCCGGCCTCCGCGCCGAGGAGGCCATGCAGATCGCCGTCGCCCAGGTGGGCGGCTCCCGCGCCCTGCGCGCCTCGCCCAAGGCCGACCTGCAGATCCTCACCGATGACATCGGCAATGGCGCGCGCCTGACGTACCGCGTGCAGCTCGAGGCCCTCACCGACAAGGGCGAGCCCTCCATGCCGAACCTCTTCATCGACGCTCACTCCGGCGAGGTCGTGAAGCAGTTCGACAACATGAAGACGACCAAGAACCGCAAGACCTACAACGCCGGCAACCGCACCACGCTGCCCGGCACGCTGGTCCGCTCCGAGGGGCAGGCTCCCTCCGGCGACGCGGTGCTCGACCAGGCCCACGACAACGCGGGCCTCACGTACGACTTCTACTTCAACAACTACGGCCGTGACAGCTACAACGCCGCCGGCGGCGTCCTCACCTCCACCGTCCACTACGACCGCAGCTACGTCAACGCGTACTGGAACGGCACGCAGATGGTGTACGGCGATGGCAACGGCGTGGACTCCGGCCCGCTGACCGTGCTCGACGTCGTGGCCCACGAGCTCACCCACGCCGTGACCGACACCGAGTCGGACCTCATCTACTCCAACGAGTCGGGCGCCCTCAACGAGGCCATGTCCGACGTCTTCGGCGCCTCCGTCGAGGCCGCCCGCGACGGCGCCGTCAGCGGCAACACCTGGAAGATCGGCGAGGAGTGCTGGACCCCGGCCACCGCGGGTGACGCGCTCCGCTACATGAACGACCCGGCCCTGGCGGGTGACTACGACTACTACCCCACGCGCTACACGGGCACCTCCGACAACGGCGGCGTGCACTGGAACTCGGGTATCGCCAACCTGGCCTTCAAGCTGATGGTCACCGGCGGCACGCACCCGCGCGGCAAGACGAGCAACGTGGTGCCCGCGCTCGACGCCAACGCGTACACCAGCATCCAGAAGGGCGCGGCCATCTTCTACCGCGCCAACACGGTGTACCTGACCCCGGGCAGCACCTTCTCCGAGGCGCGCGGCGCCACGGCGCAGGCCGCCACCGACCTCTACGGCGCGACCGCCGCCGCCGCGGTGAACGAGGCGTGGGCCGCGGTGGGCGTGGCCGCTCCCCCGAGCTGGACGGTCATCCAGACGGTGAGCAACCTGTCCGGCGCCCGCAGCAGCAACACCAACTACACCTACGCCACGCCGGCCGGTGCGACGGCGATGAAGTTCGAGACGATCGGCGGCACGGGTGATGCCGACCTGTACGTGAAGTTCGGCAGCGCCCCCACCACCACCAGCTACGACTGCCGCTCGGCGGGTGCGACCTCCACGGAGACCTGCACCATCAACGGCGCGAAGCAGGGCACGTACTACGTCCTCATCAAGGGCTACACGGCCTACTCCGGCGTCACCTACAAGGCGAGCTCCGGCCAGTAATCCCAGGCAGCACTGAAGTCCTCACGCCGGCGCGGCTCACCTTCGGGTGGCCGCGCCGGTTGTCTTTCGTGGCAAGCGGAGGCGCTACCGGACGGCCTCGCAGCCGCAACCGCACTCGTTGAAGAACGGTTGGAAGCCCTCCGCGCAGAGGAACCGGATGGTGGCGCACACCTCGGGATCCCTCGAGATGTACGACCGGTTCGGGTCGTTGTAGTCGCAGGATGGCTTCTGCCGCTGGCAGCCGCAGCCGCACTCGTTGAAGAAGGGCGTGTAGCCCTCCCTGCAGATGAAGTCGATGAGGGTGCACTCGGTGGGATCTCGGGAGACGTATTTCTGGCCCGGCTCCCTCCCGGTGCAGGCGGCGGGGTTCTCCCTGCGGCAGATGCCGCCACAATCCGCGCCGCCCCGGTCCGGGTCACAGTCGTCGCGGGGGTCATCGACGCAGGCAAACCCCTCGGCACAGGGGATGCCGGCGATGCCGCCACAGAAGTCTCCCCGGACCTCCTCTTCCTGGAGCCCGGCCTCCTGCCCGGCATCGGCGGTGGGAGTGCAGGACAGACCACCGAGCGCCACACCGACAACCAGCACGCTGCACCACATGAGGCGGATGGACATCCGGGAACCCTCCTTTGGGCTGCTGGAGAGGAATGGGGCGGCGCGAGCCCATCCGGAAGCAGAGCAGGAAGCAGGCAAGGGCTCCTGCTCCCGGGTCTGACCGAGGGGCCACCGCTCTGTTCACCCGGATGACGCAGGGCGCCAGCACGTGAGGCGCGACAGCCCACGCCCGCCACTGGCACTCTCGCGCCCCCATGAGGAAGCCCGACCATGTCGAGGAGTCACCCGTGAGCAAGCCGCTCGAGTTGGTGACGATCCCCGCCCCTCCGTCCGAGTTCCGTGTCCGCCGCGATGCACGCTTCGCCACGCCCGGCGAGAAGCGCACGCGCTATCACCTGCCCGAGTCGCTCGAGTCGTCCTCGCCCGTTGGCTACCGCACGCGCGTCTCGCTCTCCCGGGAGGAGGCCGGCACGCTGCTGTCGCTGCTCTCGCTGCCAAGGCCCTCGCGCTTCGTCCCGGGCCCCGCCCTCACCGAGCGCGAGCTCTTCGAGGAGTGCTCGCTCGGCGTGCTCTCGGCGCGGCAGTCCACCAACTTCCGCGGGCAGCGGGAGGTGCTCCTCGGCCCGAAGGACTCCGAGCAGGCGGCCTCGCTCTTGAGGCGCATCGGCCGCAAGGAGGCGCCCGTGCTCGACGGCGCGGCCTGCACCCATGTGGTGCTCGCTCGCCCCTACCGTACGCCTTTCACCTTCCTGCTCACCTTCGTGGGCCACAAGCCGCTGGCCAGCCTCGTCACCGTGCCGCTGCGCGCCTGGGCCAAGCGCTTCCGCCACGCGGATGACATCCCCACCATCGGCTATCTCAAGGAGCTGCACCTCGGCGTCCTCGCGGATGCCATGGAGCGCGCGGCGGTGATTGCCTCCGCGGGCACGCGGCGGGCCCAGGTGTTCCTGGAGCCCTTCGAGCAGCCCGCGGACGCGGCGGCCCTGCGCGAGTTGGAGGCGCTGGTGGGCCTCACTCCGGCGGAGCGCGCGGCGGGCTGGCGCATCTCGCTGGTGGCCCAGGTGGGCCATGTGCCCGAGGAGGAGCGCATCCCCATGGAGCGCACCACGGCACGGCGCCTGGGCGCGGCACTGCTCGCCCTACGCAGCGAGCGCATCCAGCCCGGCGTCAACGCCGAGCCGAGCGCCCCTCCGGCCTATCAGACGCGCCAGCCCCTGGACGTGCCCGAGGAGCTGACGGTGCAGGCGGGCCGCGCCGCCTACAACGCCTTCGCCCGGTTCACCGGCGTGTCCCGCGAGCGGGCCAAGGAGCTGCTGCTGCTCGAGCGCATCGACGTGCTCACGCCCCATGGCAAGGAGCGGCTGCGCGCGGTCCGCGAGGAGCTGGAGCAGATCACCGACAAGCTCATCTCCCGGCTGCCGCTGTGGGCGGACCTGGCGCTCGGGCGTGCGCTCTCGCGCAACAGTGCTCGCGGGCGGAAGGCCTTCGCGCTCGCGGGCCAGCGCATCTACGTCGGGGGACTGTCCCGCCGCGAGGTGGAGCAGTCGGGGTTGTCCTTCGCCCACGCGGTGCGGGCCTTCGGCGCGGCGGCGGCTCGCGGCGCGCTCGTCGCCGAGGTGGCCGGGACCACCGAGATTCCCGAGGGGTGTGATCTCCGCGGCGGCGTGTGTCTGATGGCCGGGCCGGTGAACCAGAACGACATCGGCAAGCAGTTCTTCGGCAGCAAGGACCTGCTCGCGCAGGCCTTCGCCGGGCGCGAGCCCACGAGCCTCTTGGTGTGGACGTTCAAGGCCAAGACGGTGGCCGATCCCATTGGCAACGAGCAGCAGTTGCTGGATGCCGCTCGCAAGGGCGCGCTCGTGGACTTGCGGCCGGGTCCGCATGAGGTGGTCTCGGTCCGGCAGGGCACGGCGCTCGGACCCATGCGTCTGAGTGGGGGCCGGGTGAATGCCGAACGGGCTTTTGGCGACGTGGGCAACTTCGTCACGGACCCCGAGGGCCGGGAGATCCCGGGCAACCGGGGCACGGAGTGGCCCTCGGACCAGGCGGAGGCTCCGTTGTGGCCCGGTGGTACGCGGTAGGGCCTTCGCGGTTCAACCCGGGGCCCTCGATACCCTCACCCCGTCCCTCTCCCGAGGGGAGAGGGGAAGTGGGGGTCAGGGGGTCTCCGTGCTCGCCTTCTCGGGGCTCGCCTTCTCGGGGCTTGGCTTTTCGAGGCTTGCCTTCTCGGGGCTTGCCTTCGTGGCGGGGCGCGGGGCGCTGTTGGCCACGCTGTTCAGGTAGTTCAGCGACATCTTCAACTGGTAGTCCGTCAGCTTCGCCGCCACGTCCCAGTCGCGCACGCTCTCGGGCAGGCTCTTCGGCTTCGGCACCGCGTCGGACTCGTTCGACACCACCGGCTCCGCCTTGAAGTGCCGGTCCAGGTCCTTCTCCCGCGGCTGGTCCTTCGCGCCCTTCCCTCCCGGCGCCTCCGGTACCAGGTAGTCCGGGGTAATTCCCTTCTCCTGGATGCTCCGCCCCTTGGGCGTGTAGTAGCGCGCGATGGTCAGCTTCAGCCCCGAGCCGTCCTCCAGCTCGATGACCGTCTGCACGCTTCCCTTTCCGAACGTCTGCGTGCCGAGGATCATCGCGCGCCCGTGGTCCTGCAGTGCCCCCGCGACGATCTCCGACGCCGAGGCGCTCCCCGCGTTCACCAGCACCACCAGCGGATACTCCGGCTCGGTGTCCCGGTCCTTGCTCAGTTCCTCCGTCGCCCGGCCACCCTTGCGCCCCCGCGTGCTCACGATGGGCAGGTTCCCCGGCAGCCACAGGTCACTCACCGCCACCGCCTGGTCCAGCAGCCCACCCGGGTTGTTGCGCAGGTCCAGCACCACCCCGCGCAACGGCTTGCCCCCGTTCTGCTCCCGCAGCCGGTCCAGCTCCTTGCGCAGGTAGAGCGCCGTGCGGTCCTGGAAGTTCTTCACCTTCAGGTGCGCGATGCCCCCGTACAGCGCGCCCTCCACCGAGATGATGCGGATGTGGTCCCGGATGATGGCCAGCTCGCGCGGTGCATTGAAGCCCTCGCGCATGATGGTCAGCAGCACCCGCTTGCCCGCGGGGCCACGCATGCGCTGCAGCACCTCCGGCACGCCCATGCCCTGGATGTTCTCCCCGTCGATGGCGATGAGGTCGTCGCCAGCCCGGATGCCCGCTCGCGCCGCCGGCGTGTCGTCGATGGGCGCCACCACCACGATGCCGTCCCCCTTGCGCGCCACCTCGATGCCCAGCCCTCCGAACTCGCCGGAGGTGTCGATCTTCATCTCCTTGAAGACCTCGGGCGGCATGAAGAGGGTGTGGGGATCCAACGTCTCCAGCATTCCCTGGATGGCGCCGTACATCAGCTTCTTCTCATCCACCGGCTCCACGTAGCTGTTCTCCACGTAGGAGAGCACCCGGGCGAAGACCTCGAGCTGCTCGTACGTGGCGGTATTGGGAGGCGTGGAGGGCTCACGTCCGTCCGCCCGCGCCACGGGAGCCAGGAGCAACAGGCCCGCGGCGAGTGCCGCGCGCCAGGAGTGCAGGGAGCGCATGAACCCCGAGTCTAGCATCCAGCCCGCGCCCCGGCCCTCCTACAGCCCCGTGGCGTCCGCGAACTGCACCAACTCCGACACCAGCTCGTTCGGCCGCTCGACCTGCGGGATGTGGCCGAACTCCTCCACCACCCGCACCCGCGAGTGCGCCGGCAGGTGCGAGCGGAAGAAGTCCAGGCTCTGCCGGGGCAGCAATTTCTCACTCCCACCCCACACGAACAGCACCGGCATGGCGAGCGACTGGAGCACCTCGGGCTTGAGGTACTCGCGTGTGGCCAGCGCGTCCGCGCTCAGCGCCTTCACCGCGGGCGTCGAGTAGATGCCCCGCACCATGTCGGCCAGCAGCATCATCATCATGGGCGGACGGTGGAAGAGTCGCCTGGTGAGCGCGCGAGACTGCTCGGCCGTGCGCACGTCCATGGCCTGGAGCACCTCCACGAAGAACTCGTGCCCCACGTCCGCGCCCGCGGGTGCCACCAGCCCGAGCGCCTTCACCAGCTCGGGATGCTCGGCCGCCAGCTGCACGGACAGGGCACCGCCCAGCGAGTTGCCCACCACGAAGGCCGGGCCCCCCACCACCTTCCGGTGGTACTCCACCAGCATGTTGTACTGGCCCCGCACACACGTGGGCCCGAGGCAGTACTCCGGCGAGAAGCCGTGTCCCGGCAGATCCACCGCCAGCACCCGCTCGAAGCGCCGGGCCAGTCCGAAGAAGATGCGAGCGAAGCCGTTGGCCGTCCCACCCAGCCCGTGCACCAGCAGCACCGGCGGCCCCTTGCCCTTCCCCTTCAGCTCGTAGTGGTGCAGCCGCTGCCCGGCCACGTCCA
The sequence above is drawn from the Archangium gephyra genome and encodes:
- a CDS encoding S41 family peptidase translates to MRSLHSWRAALAAGLLLLAPVARADGREPSTPPNTATYEQLEVFARVLSYVENSYVEPVDEKKLMYGAIQGMLETLDPHTLFMPPEVFKEMKIDTSGEFGGLGIEVARKGDGIVVVAPIDDTPAARAGIRAGDDLIAIDGENIQGMGVPEVLQRMRGPAGKRVLLTIMREGFNAPRELAIIRDHIRIISVEGALYGGIAHLKVKNFQDRTALYLRKELDRLREQNGGKPLRGVVLDLRNNPGGLLDQAVAVSDLWLPGNLPIVSTRGRKGGRATEELSKDRDTEPEYPLVVLVNAGSASASEIVAGALQDHGRAMILGTQTFGKGSVQTVIELEDGSGLKLTIARYYTPKGRSIQEKGITPDYLVPEAPGGKGAKDQPREKDLDRHFKAEPVVSNESDAVPKPKSLPESVRDWDVAAKLTDYQLKMSLNYLNSVANSAPRPATKASPEKASLEKPSPEKASPEKASTETP
- a CDS encoding glutaminyl-peptide cyclotransferase translates to MTSRRRPLVWLSSLVLLSVLGCRNERPPAPTPPASTPVSGFEVVQSWPHDPNAYTQGLVYRDGRLYEGTGLHGQSSLREVELETGAVLRRHDLERQHFGEGIALFKGRLYQLTWRSQVGFIYDAATFQQVGRFAYPTEGWGLTDDGTSLIMSDGSSTLRFLDPTTLAVQRTLRVTDAGREISLLNELEFIKGELYANVYLQNDIARIDPATGKVTGWINLSGLLPPEERTGTEDVLNGIAYDAARDRLLVTGKRWPRLFHIRLVPR
- a CDS encoding alpha/beta fold hydrolase → MDLMSGLQEVTRRMLVARGVRSSMVDVAGQRLHHYELKGKGKGPPVLLVHGLGGTANGFARIFFGLARRFERVLAVDLPGHGFSPEYCLGPTCVRGQYNMLVEYHRKVVGGPAFVVGNSLGGALSVQLAAEHPELVKALGLVAPAGADVGHEFFVEVLQAMDVRTAEQSRALTRRLFHRPPMMMMLLADMVRGIYSTPAVKALSADALATREYLKPEVLQSLAMPVLFVWGGSEKLLPRQSLDFFRSHLPAHSRVRVVEEFGHIPQVERPNELVSELVQFADATGL
- a CDS encoding L-lactate dehydrogenase is translated as MNKIAIIGAGAVGATIAYATMIRGVAKQLALYDINRAKVDAEVLDLNHGLQFVPMATLEGSDDLGVCAGADVVVITAGAKQKQGQTRMELAGANVELCRSLVPQLLKVAPEALLLVVTNPVDVLTYVVQKLSGLPTRRVFGSGTVLDSSRFRFLIARHLNVAVQNVHAFIAGEHGDSELPLWSSATVGAMPLMQWSAPGHSRLTDEDRTRIFDNVRNAAYQIIRGKGATNYAIGLATAQILEAVLYDENRVLPVSSRLDGYLGISDVCMSVPSIVNRTGVETVLEVPLNDTEREGLRRSADTIRQAIRTLGF
- a CDS encoding M4 family metallopeptidase translates to MRTPRLVSILPLMLLGSACSVDSTEADTQATPATQDSNLSAKAEGRGLEQLKAQRPEFFRGAGDVSLKRSLRDERGMTHERVTQSIRGVPVFGAQAILHLDANGAVVSVTDRLARDLKVDTTPGLRAEEAMQIAVAQVGGSRALRASPKADLQILTDDIGNGARLTYRVQLEALTDKGEPSMPNLFIDAHSGEVVKQFDNMKTTKNRKTYNAGNRTTLPGTLVRSEGQAPSGDAVLDQAHDNAGLTYDFYFNNYGRDSYNAAGGVLTSTVHYDRSYVNAYWNGTQMVYGDGNGVDSGPLTVLDVVAHELTHAVTDTESDLIYSNESGALNEAMSDVFGASVEAARDGAVSGNTWKIGEECWTPATAGDALRYMNDPALAGDYDYYPTRYTGTSDNGGVHWNSGIANLAFKLMVTGGTHPRGKTSNVVPALDANAYTSIQKGAAIFYRANTVYLTPGSTFSEARGATAQAATDLYGATAAAAVNEAWAAVGVAAPPSWTVIQTVSNLSGARSSNTNYTYATPAGATAMKFETIGGTGDADLYVKFGSAPTTTSYDCRSAGATSTETCTINGAKQGTYYVLIKGYTAYSGVTYKASSGQ